The segment CCACAAGAAATGGGGCCAATGTTAGTTTGAGCAATGAGTTCTTACATTACATACAAGACGGAGCACAGGTCTGAAAACAGAAGCCTGTCGGTGGCTGCTCCACGAGTTGATAGATTTAGTTTTAAATTGTGGCTCCTTCGTGCCCTCAGCTCCAGGTTGAGCCAGCATTGGCGTACAAACCCAGAGGGATGTATTGTCAGTCAGGAGATCAAGAACAAGGATGGAAAAGATCTTCATCGGGCGTGGCTGCAGTCGGTCCAAACGCTTCTACCCAGCCAGTGAAGCGGCGTGAACGCACCTTAATGTTGTAGATGGGATGGATGTTCCTCATCGTGTCCATCACCACTTTGCGTAcctaaaagacagaaagagacgtGAAAAGAATGCAATGCTTCAAACATTGGTTACAGAAAAAAGACCAAGAATATAATAAATTCTTAATGACTGAATGTGAATATAGTTTGGGTTTCATGACATTTATAGTTCACAATAAAGAGCGACCCGACCAGAGAGGAACGGTGTTGTTTCGATCACCAGGTGCtgtggtggttcacttttacactgtgatctgtaGCTTCCATCTTTATTACCAGTTTTCACTTCCGTCTGACGGTTGATCCGACTTCAATGAGTGCATTTAGTGAGGGGCGTgtggggcggggcttagcaaagggtcaTTCAGCTTTGGTTTCAAACTGTGAATTGGGTTTACACTGGTGCTCTTTGTCTTGTGATCGTCCCTCCACCCTTTATGTCAACCTGCTGTGAACAGGCCGAGGCTCTGAAGTTCTTACCTCCTTCAGGCCATTGAAAGGCCCCAGGGCCGACACCGTGTTGCCCTGCACCATCACATAGCAGTTGGTCAATAACTCTAATGCCTGGAGAAAGGGGACAGGAAAGCAAAGTAAGGCATTTAACAGTAACAACCATAGTGTGGCTGATTAGAAGCAATGCTGCCACCTAGTGACATCCATCCCAAAATACACCGCTGTATCCACAGAGGAACTATTAAACATCTGCCGTGGGAGAGGATTGTGACTTCCCACCCGTTACTTTCTAGAGTCACCACGCTCAACGTGTATGTCAGCAAAAAGGAAGTTTTATGAATGTTACCCAGCAACACTGTAAACACATTAAAGGACATGCTAAGTGTAATACTTGTCTTGGTCATGCCTGAAGACAGGGTTAGGTGGTTTAACGGTGTTGCTTGTTTTCTTTactatttataaatgttttacagatcatggtttaatgcacttattgtaagtcgctttggataaaagcgtcagctaaatgacatgtaatgtaatgtaatgtaatgtatcacCGAGTTAAAAGCTCCACTGAGATTCGTTATTAAGTCTATAGTCTATAAGTCTATTATAGACTCCACAGACGCTATGAAGCAACATCTCAAAGGCGTGCGACCTGCACTGTTTTCACTGCTCATTGGGGGGCCAAGTCAGCCTCGTGGAGAAAGTGAGCAACAGTCAAACCTTTTAACAATCACCAACCTCTGAGATAcgagaccccccccccaggtgTGAGGTTAGTTTATGAAAGCTGGACATTGGTGTGGGACTCACTTTTAGGGTGGAGCCCTTGGGGCCAATCAGCCGCTGTCTTCGCTTCACAAACCGCTCCCGGTTCCTCACCAGGGTCCCGATTTTGATGATGTCACACGCCATATCATCCTGTAATATCCGCACAGCCTGGAAGCGAGAAACAGTACGAACAGGGAGGATAAACAACCAAATACATTTGCATGCCGCTTGTTTTCTAAAAGCCCAAGGAGCAACCTTCGGGAAGCCGAATCTCCAGGTGGCACGCGCCACAAGGCCGACGACGTCCCGACACGACAGCAGTGTCCTCCGCGTGTTACCTGATCGAATGGGACACTCCTGGCCAGCAGCTTGATGAGATCTCTGGCCCTCACGATGGCGTACGGGTCGAAAGTCTTCTTCGTGGTGCAAACTGTGATGCTTCCCTCGATCAGGTCCAGGGTGGCTTTGATGTGCTGCGAAGAACAAAAGTCTACGTTAGGCAAGAGCCGAACATCACCAGGTGTCTAAACCAAAATTAAACTGTACAGTGACGGCTTGCAATCTAGCCAGGTTCAAGCTCATTTTCATGTGCACATTGAACAGGCTAAATATAAATTACTTTCAATTAGAGTAGAGTTGGTTGTTTCAATACTTATCCTACTTAGACAACACATATCTTCCTTCATCTCACATTCACCCTCTTGCAGGCATAAAATTATCATTGCAAACGGTATTAATTGATTAGAACATTAACTTAATAACtgaaaaataatcaacagaATAGTAAAATTACTATTATCTGCAGCTCTGATCAAGAgtgttcttgtttcttttacGTCGATACAGATTTTGAGATCCAAAATGGTCATTTAAATCACAGTCAAAAACTTTAAAATCTGCCGCCATCTCCACCTGCGTAAGCGACcaatgaaatacaattatttgtgCACGTAAGGTGGGTCCAATAACGCTGTTGTCCGTTTTCAGCCCTTTTCGTCTCAGGATAAAAAGCTGGGGTTGACTCTGTGAACTTACCACATCTCCTAAGGCCTTCTCCACAAGCGGCCAGCACTCTTTCAGGTAGACTTCTCTGTATTTGGGGAAGAGGGTAGCGAAGCTGCTCTCCTCCATCAGACCCCGCGGGTTGTCGTCTTTGGTGAAAGCCGCCTCTTTCCATCCATCAGGAACAGTCAGGAGGTCAGATTCATCCACTGCAC is part of the Cyclopterus lumpus isolate fCycLum1 chromosome 23, fCycLum1.pri, whole genome shotgun sequence genome and harbors:
- the krr1 gene encoding KRR1 small subunit processome component homolog isoform X1 yields the protein MASSTTGDGVREAQTGNKSKKTKPQVDESDLLTVPDGWKEAAFTKDDNPRGLMEESSFATLFPKYREVYLKECWPLVEKALGDVHIKATLDLIEGSITVCTTKKTFDPYAIVRARDLIKLLARSVPFDQAVRILQDDMACDIIKIGTLVRNRERFVKRRQRLIGPKGSTLKALELLTNCYVMVQGNTVSALGPFNGLKEVRKVVMDTMRNIHPIYNIKTLMIKQELSKDPDLRLQSWERFLPTFRHKNLAKRKEPKKKSTKKAYTPFPPSQPESTVDKELATGEFFLRESVKKRKKLDLIKVKQAEALTKKQEERNKAFIPPKEKPLMKKTNKAPAEGKLDIEAIKEKVKKAKTKKLGAPPLKPAPPASSTTGKKKKRKG
- the krr1 gene encoding KRR1 small subunit processome component homolog isoform X2, with the protein product MERGGFHQRRQPAGSDGGEQLRYPLPQIQRSLPERVLAACGEGLRRCAHQSHPGPDRGKHHSLHHEEDFRPVRHREGQRSHQAAGQECPIRSGNTRRTLLSCRDVVGLVARATWRFGFPKVAPWAFRKQAACKCIWLFILPVRTVSRFQAVRILQDDMACDIIKIGTLVRNRERFVKRRQRLIGPKGSTLKALELLTNCYVMVQGNTVSALGPFNGLKEVRKVVMDTMRNIHPIYNIKTLMIKQELSKDPDLRLQSWERFLPTFRHKNLAKRKEPKKKSTKKAYTPFPPSQPESTVDKELATGEFFLRESVKKRKKLDLIKVKQAEALTKKQEERNKAFIPPKEKPLMKKTNKAPAEGKLDIEAIKEKVKKAKTKKLGAPPLKPAPPASSTTGKKKKRKG